Proteins encoded in a region of the Balaenoptera ricei isolate mBalRic1 chromosome 19, mBalRic1.hap2, whole genome shotgun sequence genome:
- the LRFN1 gene encoding leucine-rich repeat and fibronectin type III domain-containing protein 1, with the protein MAPGPFSSALLSLPPAALPFLLLLWAGASRGQPCPGRCICQNVAPTLTMLCAKTGLLFVPPAIDRRVVELRLTDNFIAAVRRRDFANMTSLVHLTLSRNTIGQVAAGAFADLRALRALHLDSNRLAEVRGDQLRGLGNLRHLILGNNQIRRVESAAFDAFLSTVEDLDLSYNNLEALPWEAVGQMVNLNTLTLDHNLIDHIAEGTFVQLHKLVRLDMTSNRLHKLPPDGLFLRSQGPGPKPPTPLTVSFGGNPLHCNCELLWLRRLTREDDLETCATPEHLTDRYFWSIPEEEFLCEPPLITRQAGGRALVVEGQAVSLRCRAVGDPEPVVHWVAPDGRLLGNSSRTRVRGDGTLDVTITTLRDSGTFTCIASNAAGEATAPVEVCVVPLPLMAPPPAAPPPLTEPGSSDIATPGRPGANESGAERRLVAAELTSSSVLIRWPAQRPVPGIRMYQVQYNSSADDSLVYRMIPSTSQTFLVNDLAAGRAYDLCVLAVYDDGATALPATRVVGCVQFTTAGDPAPCRPLRAHFLGGTMIIAIGGVIVASVLVFIVLLMIRYKVYGDGDGRRVKGTSRSPPRVSHVCSQTNGAGAGATQAPPPPAQDRYEALREVPASAAAAVAVEAKAVAADTASAEPEAVLGRSLGGSATSLCLLPSEETSGEESRAAAGPRRSRSGALGPLASAPPTLALVPGGAPARQRPQQRYSFDGDYGALFQSHSYPRRARRTKRHRSTPHLDGAGGGAAGDDGDLGLGSARARLAFTSTEWMLESTV; encoded by the exons ATGGCTCCGGGCCCATTCTCCTCGGCGCTCCTCTCGCTGCCGCCTGCTGCCCTGCCCTTTCTGCTGCTCCTCTGGGCGGGGGCATCTCGAGGCCAGCCCTGCCCCGGCCGCTGCATCTGCCAGAACGTGGCGCCCACGCTGACCATGCTGTGCGCCAAGACCGGCTTGCTCTTTGTGCCGCCGGCCATCGACCGGCGCGTGGTGGAGCTGCGGCTCACCGACAACTTCATCGCGGCCGTCCGCCGCCGAGACTTCGCCAACATGACCAGCCTGGTGCACCTCACCCTCTCCCGGAACACCATCGGCCAGGTGGCGGCCGGCGCCTTTGCAGACCTCCGCGCCCTCCGCGCCCTGCACCTCGACAGCAACCGCTTGGCGGAGGTCCGGGGCGACCAGCTCCGCGGCTTGGGCAACCTCCGCCACCTGATCCTCGGCAACAACCAGATCCGCCGGGTGGAGTCGGCCGCCTTCGACGCCTTTCTCTCCACCGTGGAGGACCTGGATCTGTCCTACAACAACTTGGAGGCCCTGCCGTGGGAGGCCGTAGGCCAGATGGTGAACCTAAACACCCTCACGCTGGACCACAACCTGATCGACCACATCGCCGAAGGTACCTTCGTGCAGCTTCACAAACTGGTTCGCCTGGACATGACCTCCAACCGCCTGCATAAACTGCCTCCTGATGGGCTCTTCCTCAGGTCCCAAGGCCCCGGGCCAAAGCCACCCACGCCGCTCACGGTCAGCTTCGGCGGCAACCCCCTGCACTGCAACTGCGAGCTGCTCTGGCTGCGGCGGCTGACGAGGGAGGATGACCTGGAGACGTGCGCCACCCCTGAGCACCTCACCGACCGCTACTTCTGGTCCATCCCCGAGGAGGAGTTCCTGTGTGAACCTCCATTGATCACTCGGCAGGCAGGCGGCCGGGCCCTGGTGGTGGAGGGCCAGGCGGTCAGCCTGCGGTGCCGCGCTGTGGGTGACCCTGAGCCGGTGGTGCATTGGGTGGCACCTGATGGGCGGTTGCTGGGGAACTCGAGCCGGACCCGGGTCCGGGGGGATGGGACACTggatgtaaccatcaccaccttGCGGGACAGTGGCACGTTCACTTGCATCGCCTCCAACGCCGCCGGGGAAGCCACGGCACCGGTGGAGGTGTGCGTGGTGCCTCTGCCTCTGATGGCGCCCCCACCGGCCGCCCCGCCGCCTCTCACCGAGCCTGGCTCCTCGGACATCGCCACGCCTGGCCGACCTGGTGCCAATGAATCTGGGGCTGAGCGCCGGCTTGTGGCTGCCGAGCTCACCTCCAGCTCCGTGCTCATCCGCTGGCCAGCCCAGAGGCCCGTGCCTGGCATCCGCATGTACCAGGTCCAGTACAACAGCTCCGCAGATGACTCCCTTGTCTACAG GATGATCCCATCCACCAGCCAGACCTTCCTGGTGAATGATCTGGCAGCGGGCCGCGCCTACGACCTGTGCGTGCTGGCCGTCTACGATGATGGGGCCACGGCGCTGCCCGCCACCCGAGTGGTGGGCTGCGTGCAGTTTACCACGGCAGGGGATCCCGCGCCCTGCCGCCCACTGAGGGCCCATTTCTTGGGCGGCACCATGATCATCGCCATCGGGGGTGTTATTGTCGCCTCCGTCCTCGTTTTCATAGTTCTGCTCATGATCCGCTACAAGGTCTACGGCGATGGGGATGGCCGCCGAGTCAAGGGCACCTCCAGGTCGCCTCCGCGGGTCAGCCACGTGTGCTCTCAGACCAACGGCGCAGGCGCAGGCGCAACGcaagccccgcccccgccggcgcAAGACCGCTACGAGGCGCTGCGCGAGGTGCCAGCTTCGGCTGCTGCGGCGGTGGCTGTCGAGGCAAAGGCCGTGGCGGCGGACACGGCTTCCGCGGAACCGGAGGCGGTCCTTGGACGCTCACTGGGTGGCTCAGCCACCTCGCTGTGCCTGCTGCCGTCCGAGGAAACCTCCGGGGAGGAGTCCCGGGCCGCTGCGGGCCCTCGGAGGAGCCGTTCTGGGGCCCTGGGACCGCTGGCTTCGGCGCCCCCCACTTTAGCTCTGGTTCCTGGGGGAGCCCCGGCCCGGCAGAGGCCGCAGCAGCGCTATTCGTTTGACGGGGACTACGGGGCGCTCTTCCAGAGCCACAGTTACCCGCGCCGCGCCCGGCGGACAAAGCGCCACCGGTCCACGCCGCACCTGGACGGGGCCGGAGGGGGCGCGGCCGGGGACGACGGAGACCTGGGGCTGGGCTCCGCCAGGGCGCGTCTGGCCTTTACCAGCACCGAGTGGATGCTGGAGAGTACCGTGTGA